AGATTCACAGGGGAAGAAATCCAAAAAGGATTTTCAAAGCAGACCGCCACAAGGTCAGTCCCAGAAACCCCAAAATACACAAAAACCTCAAAATAATCAAAGCAATCAAAACACACCAAATACAGAAAATCCACAATCTTAATGATGAAAGCTGACCATAAGTAGAGTCCTTCTACGAATGAGACAGCTTTTTTCTTTTGATCGTACAAAAAATAAAGGCAGCAAACCTCCATCTCTGGAGAATTGCTGCCTTTCATATTGATATGGATTATTTTACGGATAATTTCAACTGCTTCTGAGAAGCATTGTAGCTCCATGTAAGTGCGGGGAACTTCTTCTTAAAGGCATTTAATTCAATATAGGTCTCACCATTCTGAGATAGCGCCTCTTTGGAGGAGAGCGTAAAGCCGGTGGCTGTGCCTGATCCGTTCTTTACGATGACTTTCTTGTTCTTGGCATCCCACGTGATCTCGCCTTCGACAAGCGTAGCCAGCACAATCGAGGAAGCATAAGTCTTATCACCCTGCTTCACTAGACCGACATTACCAGCAAAGGGAACTCCATTGATATTCAGGATATGATGATCTCCGGTGAGTTCTAAATTCTTCATTCCAGCAATCTGCAGGGCGGTAATAGTTTGTGCAGTTTTGCCTTTAACCTCAATATCCGGTGCAAGACCGATGTGATTAAAGTCTTCTTTTTTAGGTGTTAGATATTTCTGTGTGGTCAACTTCAGCATGTCGCCATTAGACACCTTTAGTAGGCTTTGAATACGCGCTTTGCCGAACGAACGAGTTCCTACGACAGTAGCTAGCTTGTTGTCACGTAGGGCGCCAGTTAGAGCTTCAGATGCACTTGCAGTGTATTCGTTCGTTAGAATAACGACAGGTACACCTATTTTGCTGCCATTAGTAATGGTTACAGGAGTTAACGCTCCACTTTGATCTGAGGTATACATCATAAGGCCTTTATCCATAAAGTTAGAGACAATGTTGTATGCTGAATCCATATAGCCGCCCAAGTTATCACGTAAATCAAGCACCATGGATTTCATACCTGCTGCACGCATCTTCTTCAGCATAGCAGCGAATTCTTCATCAGAATTCTGTGTGAAACCACTCAGCGAAATATAGGCAATCTTTGGACCAATGAGAGTTCCAAAAACGGAAGTCGAGTTCAATTCATTTCGGGTGACAACATAAGATTTTGTGACTCCATTTCTGAGAATCAGCAGGGTAACCTTGGTGCCTGCGGCTCCACTCAGTTCGGTATCATCCGTTTCGTCAACGGGTATACCGTTGATTTTGAGAATCGTATCGCCGCGTTTCAGACCTGCCTTTTCTGCAGGAGAACCTGGAGAGATTTCTTCGATGTAGAGTTCTATTGGCGTATACTGCAGTTTAACACCAATGCCAACGTATTCGAGATCAACAGCATGTTCAAATTGCGCAGCTTCCTCGGAGTTGAAGTATTGGCTGTATGGATCATCCAGTGTGTTCACCATGCCGTCAATTGCACCGCGAATCAAGGCATCCTTATCTACATCTGAAAGATTATAGTTCTCCAATAGCTTCATCACTTCATTGATAAGATCATTGTTGTTTGTGGAAGCTTGAGCCGCATCAGCAGCGGAAGCCATTGGAGCAAACGTAATGGATAAAGCAAGACAGCTGGATAAAAGTGCAGTTATTACTTTTTTGGATTTCATGGAATCAAACACCCTTTTTATTAGGATTTCACAAGTTTGTTGTAGACGTTATATGTGTTATCGATTGTCCATACACCGATATCCGACTTGGATAGAATATAGATAAGGCCCTGCTCATAAGTCTCCTCTTCACTTGCTTCCTTGTCTTTGCTTTCTACATATATAGCTGCTTCTTTGGCACTGTAATAATAGATATTTGAAATGCCTGGAGTATAGGTAATATCATACGAAGCAAAGAAATCATCCAAATCTGCCTTGAGAGAGGAATCATATTCTTCCCCATATGAAGTCATCGTGGAAAGAACTGCGGTCGGATTCTGTTCGTTCATTGCTTGATAATACTTGGTAATACTGCCTTTGATGGCATCCGCATCGTTTTGAGGGATGTTGGCTGCTGGTTTTAGACCTTGTTCACGAGTTAGGAGAATCGCCGAGCTTTGGGATTCCACGGATGATATCTTCCAGCTTCCGTTCTTGCGGACCAGGGTATATACGTATTCATCCTCTGTGTCTGGGGTATAAGCCCCACCTATTCTGCGAGAACTTTCAAGCGTATACACAGTGGCTTCGTCAGCTTTAATGTCGAGGATTTCCAAGCTATCAATCGTATTCTTTATGTCGAAAGCTTCAAAGGAATCATTGAGATCAGACACAGATTGCGTGTAAGAGGAGTCAGAATCCATAAGGGAATAGAAGCTAGACGCTTTTTCTTCATTGAAATACTGATTAGACAAACGGATTAATGTTGTAATGGCTGCTTCGTCCTTATCTTTGGATACAGGAGTAGTAATCTGCACACTTCTACTGGTGGAATTCCAGACGGCTGTGCCTCCGGTTGCCTCGGCGATAAAACGCAAAGGAATGTATGTAGTGCCAGCTGAGGAGACTGGTGCGGTGATCAATTTTTTTACAGTTCCGTTAACAGTAGCGCGGTTGCTGCCAATTTTGAGGGTAATCGCAAGATTTGAGCTTTTACCTGTCACTGTTCCAGTCTTTGCATCCCAGAGAACTTGAAGTCCAAGCTTCTCAAAGACGACTCGGAAAGGTACAAGTACAGAATTATTCGCTAAGTAGGGGGATCCAGCAGTGAAGGAAACCTTACTTCCGTTGATATAAACATCAATCGGTTTCGAAGCTGCAAAAGCCGGGACCGCAAGTATAAGGGCCAGTAGACTTATGCTAAAGAGGGATAATAATCTTTTCAACAGTACTCTCTCCTTTTATGTAACTCTATGTAAAATAGCCTCATTATACCATTTTCTTTCTCTCTCTGTCTATCAATTGATGTTAGTTTTGTCACATAAAAGAGCCGGAGATATGGATATCTCCGGCCACAGAAAATCGTTGGTCGAGGGTTAATTTTAAACCAAAAAAGCTTCACGGACACGGTTCCAGAACGGAAACGGTCGGTACCTAGCGAAACTGACTTTTTTGTCCGATACTTGACAGCGTACTGAAATCAGGTCATCTACTGGAATATTGTTATGATCAATCGTGAGCAGCAAGCGCTGATCCTTACATGATAAAATGTCGCAATGATGATGCTTCGGCAGCAGTAATGGTGATCCCATGGTTCGGAATACACGGTTGTTAATAGATGCGATTTCGGCAATCTGCAACGCTTCTATTGTAGGGTGTACCATGGCGCCCCCAAGGCTTTTGTTATAGGCTGTGCTGCCAGAGGGAGTAGAGATACAAAGCCCGTCTCCACGGAACATTTCGAAAGTGACATCATTAATGTCAACCTGGATCATTATAGTTCCATCGACCCCTTTAAGGGTAAATTCATTTAGGGCAATGTGGGACGAAGAACCAGATTTCTTGTGGATTTCCAGCTCAAGTAACGGATATTTCACGATACGAGGTTTCTGTGGCTCAGAATTTTCGGTACCGCACATATAGTCGATTAAGGTGGGTAGCTCTTCCGCTTGCCAGTCCGCATAGAAGCCTAAGTGTCCTGTGTGTACACCTACGAAGGCTAAATTGGGTATTTGATCGATAAAGGTATGAAAAGCGTGCAGCATTGTGCCGTCTCCGCCAATAGAGATGACGATTTCCGGAGACTCGGCATCCAGTTGCAGGTCCCGCTCCGCCGCTAGCTTGTGAAACTGCTCGGCAAGTTTGATTGATAGTTCATCACCGCGGTCCAGAACATAATATCTCAAGATGTACAGGCTCCTTTTGTATTATTCAGTCATACACCGATCATAATCAATCTTGACCCGGAACACAATACGTTAATCAACTTCACCTTACCCATCGAATCATTGCCTTCAAAGCAGGGATAAGCAGTGAGACTAGAATGGCGGCTGTTAATAAAAGGATCAGCAGAGCGAGACTTGCAGTGATCCCTGTGGCAGAAGGTGTAAAGGCAACAGAGGCAGGCAATGATACCCATGCAGTAGACAGTCCTGTGTTCATTACTGGGTTCCAGAGCAGCAATACCAAGCCTGATGCGAGTAAAGCGTGAATTAGACGCGCAGTTAAAAATGGCAGGTACCGCAGTCCCGTACCGTTCAGTATACTAGCCACCTGGGCATGTACAGATAAGCCGCCCCAAGAGAGGATGAAGGCCGCTGCCGCTACCTTGAACTGCAGCGGGATGGAAGAAGCGGCTTCACCCGCTGAACGGGCGCCGATAGTGACCTCGAAGAATCCACTTATCAGGGCCTGAGCCAGTTCGGGAGGACCACCCACAAGGGATACTAGATGTCCAGTCATGCTAAATAGTGAGGATAGGATTCCGGCGCGGGCAAGCAGTTCCATTAGTACATTGAAGAATACAACTAAACCACCTACCACAATAATAAGCTTTAGCGAGGACTGGATGGCGCCCTTTAATAGCTCCCCAAAGCTCCGTCCATCTTTGAGCCTAGCCTCCTCCATGGCAAGTAGTGCTGCATGGATTCTTCCAAAGCCTTTTTTTGCTGGAGTGGAGGGGGCGTTAGAACTAGTTATTGCTGGGTCTTGGGATGGGGGGCTCTGTTCTTTGCGTCCATGAAATGACATTAGCAATCCAACAATCAAACCGCTTCCGTAGTGGGCGAGGGCTAGTATGAGCCCTAATGATGCGTCTCGAAAGAATCCGACGGATACTGCACCTAATAGAAAGATTGGATCGGAGGAGGTTGTGAAGGCGACTAATCGTTCGCCCTCTACTCTGCTAATCAGATTCTGTTCTCGCAGCTTAGCGGTTAATTTAGCGCCAACAGGATATCCTGATACATATCCCATCGCAGCGACAAACCCACCGCTACCTGGTATACCGAAAAGAGGACGCATCAATGGATCAAGCAGAGCACCGAAGAGATGAACAATCCCTAAGCCTAGCATGATTTCGGAAATGACGAAAAATGGAAATAGGGAGGGGAATAACACATCCCACCAGATGGCCAAGCCTCGTAAGGCTGCGCCAAGGGATGCCTCCGGATGAAACAGCATCAGCAGCATACAGCCTGCTAATGTTAATCCCAGCAGTGGGCCGCCAATCTTTTTTAAAGTCATAATTAACGCCTCCTGATCTATGGTTAGATGTATGCGAAAAGAAGGACAAACAGCACAAAAAAAATAAAGGAAGCGGTTACATAAATCTGTGCTTTTTCGCTTGAATTATGATATTATGTAAATAAGAAATGCACCCTCTGTACAAGAATAAATGGGATGGAGTGATGGCGATGAGCGTTGTAGCCGGAGTTCTCGTTTGTGCTTTTGTATATGTGATCCGGGTCTCTCTCGTCCCTGCAGGTGATGAGGAATTTCGGACCTACTGACAATAACCTCCAGGCGCTAAACGATGGTTTAGCGTCTTTTTTCTGCCGTTTAAGGGCACTTTCGACGGATATCCGAGCAGTGCTTTTTTTTGGTATAATCATTTAAGAAACGTTTCACTAATATGGAAGAAAGCTGGTAATCTCAATGAATCCAAATGAGAGTATATATGAGAACTTAGGGGGGGCTGAGGCACTACATCGATTGGTGGAAGTATTCTACGCCAAAGTGCAGCTTCACCCGCAGCTGGGACCGTTATTTCCAGAAGACATTACTCCTGTTCTGGAGAAGCAGTATCAATTTCTGACACAGTTTTTTGGCGGTGGCCCAATGTATTCAGAGTTACATGGACATCCCATGATGAGAGCAAGGCATATGCATATTCCTATTACTCCAGAACGTGCTGAAGAATGGCTGCAGTGTATGAAAGAGGCGCTCGTGGAGACTGGCGTAGAAGAGCCGCTGCGTTCCTTCGTGCTTAATCGCCTTGCCGGTCCCGCACATCATTTTGTTAACATGCCCCAGGAATAATAAGGGACAGATTAATCCTGAAAGGAATGAGAGTACTTGCCAGACTTAATACCCCTATATTCTATTAAGGTCAAATGTTGCAATTGTGAACATGAATTTTCAACCTCTCGCGTGCGTCCTAGCCTGAAAAAGGCTGTTCGCCGCGATGCTGATTTCTGCGCATATTACAAAAACGAGAATCCGGATTATTATGTTGTACGTGTCTGCCCAAGTTGCGGGTTTGCCTCTACAGAAAATTCAGCGGACAAGCTGTCGGAGCTGCAGCGGAAGGCATTTAATGAACAGGTAGGAAAACGCTGGAAGAGCCGTGATTTTGGGGATAAGCGAAGCTGGGAAGCTGCACTGGAGACCTATAAACTTGCGCTTCTATGCGCTCAGTGTATTAACGATAAGGATCGAATTATTGCTAGTCTGCTGCATCACATTGCTTGGTTGTATCGATATCAAGGGAATACAGAGCAGGAACAACGCTTTTTGCGTTATTCATTGGATGAATATGTGAAGGTGTACGAAAAAGACGGAATAGGTGGTAATGATGCCCGGCTCATGTATCTTATCGGTGAGCTTAACCGGCGCATTGGAGAATTCTCTGTGGCTGTAATGTGGTTCTCCCGTCTGATTAATGATCAGAAGATTATGGATGCTGCGATGATTCGAGCCGCCAGAGAGCAGTGGGCTGTGCTAAGAGAGCAAATGCGCGGCATAGATGTTGATGTCGATGGATTGCCTTCAGGTACTTAAAGCTTATGAACAACAAAAAGCGCAGAGGAGAGTAATACTCTCCTCTGCGCTTTATAAAAATGTTAATATTGGGAATTAGATGACCTTCTATTTATCGGACCACCCGATCGAATAGGAGATAATCCCCGTCGTTATCTACAACTGTGGGACTGGCGCTGCAGCATGGGAAGACAAGCAACTTTTTCTTGCCGTCACGGACGATTTGCAATTCTTTTGGCTTCATAGGGAGAAGGACATTCTCCGAGCTGCAGAAGGGGCAGTATTGCACATACATATCGCCTAAAATAATGTCATAAGGCCAGGTATGACTAAAGGGAATCATTGTGAACCCTCTCCAGAAGGAGACGCTTCATTCCCACCCTCAGCTTGCGGGGAATTCTGCTTTTTGGATAGCTCCGCTATTTTTTGTAGCAAAATATGTTGAGGCATATGCATCAAGTGTTCCAGTGGAACGCCTAGTTGCTTCGATAACGTTATGGCTGTTTCCGGTGAAATTTGTAGTGGCTTCATATGGATGCCCTCCTAAAGTTTATCGGGTATGAATGTTCTGGTATCGTTAATCACTTTACCATGGTGTTAAGTCAATTACAAAGAAAACCAAATGAGAGCAAAGGAATGGTGAGTACACATGAAACAACCATTATCACTGACTTGGGAACTCGATTCCATATTTCCCGGAGGATCCTCCTCTTCTGAGTTAGAAAGCTTTTTGAAGAATCTAGAGCAAGATATTGCAGCCTTACAGGGGCTGGTGAAGAATGCTGTGTCTCCAACGGATGTTGAGTCTACAAAGGCGCTGGACGAGGTTATAGAACTGCTCCAGAGCTGTTCAGGAAGACTTGTGGAGGTATCTTCATTTGCAGGTTGTCTCGGAGCTCAGAATCAGTTAGACAAAGGTGCTGTTCGACTGTCGGCGAAAGTGACGAGTATGCGCGCTGGGTTCGAGGGGGTTAGCTCTCAATTTGATAATGTGCTTCGGCAGACTTCCGACAAGGTATGGTCGGAATGGATGGCACGGCCAGAGATTGCCCCTCTAACCTTTGTGCTAAGTGAAAGCCGTGATTTGGCCCGTGAAAAGATGAGCCCTGAGCTAGAGAGCTTAGCTTTGGAGTTAGCTGTTGATGGATATCACGGATGGAGCGAGCACTATGATACGATTGTAAGCTCGATTAAGATCCCGTTTGAGGATGAAGAAGGAACAAAGCTGCTATCTGCGGGTCAAGCTTCTAACAAGCTGGATGATCCAGATCCGAAAGTACGCGAAGCGATGTTCCACAAATGGGAAGAAGCGTGGACCGAAGCAGCCGATAACTGCGCGGATACCTTGAATCACTTAGCAGGGTTTCGTCTGAAGCTCTATAAAGGCAGAGGCTGGGATGATATACTGAAAGATCCGCTGAACATCAATCGTATGACACAAGATACTTTGAATGCGATGTGGGATGTGATTACGAATAGCAAGCCTGCACTCGTGGCCTACCTTCAACGCAAAGCAAAGCTGCTTGGATTGGATGCTCTCTCATGGGTGGATGTCGATGCTCCTGTGGGCAAATCTTCCGGTAAAATCCCTTATGATCAGGCCGCTAAAGATATCGTTACCCAGTTCCGAAAATTTAGTCCGAAGATGGCGGAGTTTGCAGAGCACGCTTTTGATAATAACTGGATTGAGGTTGAAGATCGTAACGGAAAACGTCCAGGTGGGTTCTGTACATCCTTCCCAGAGAGCAAGGAATCACGGATATTCATGACTTATAGCGGCACACCTTCCAATGTTTCAACATTGGCGCATGAGCTGGGGCATGCTTATCATTCTTATCTGCTGGATGACCAACCTGTATTTAATCAGAATTATGCCATGAACGTTGCAGAGACTGCTTCAACCTTCGCAGAGGTTATTGTGTCTGACGCTCAGGTTAAAGCGGCTGGCGATGCTGAAGAGAAGCTGGCGCTGCTTGAGACGAAGATTCAGAATAGCGTGGCCTTCTTTATGAACATTCACGCCCGGTTCTTGTTCGAGACTCGCTTTTATGAGAAACGTAAGGAAGGTCTTGTGAATGCTGAGGAGCTGTCTGAACTGATGGTGGAAGCGCAGAAGGAAGCTTTCTGTGGGGTGCTTTCGGAATACCATCCTCATTTCTGGGCTTCTAAGCTGCATTTTTATATCACTGATGTGCCGTTCTATAATTTCCCGTACACCGTTGGTTACATGTTCAGCACAGGCTTATATCGACTGGCTCTGCAAGAAGGAGCTTCCTTTGCAGACAAATACGATAGCTTGCTGGAAGATACTGGTGTTATGACTTTAGAGGATTTGGTACTTAAGCATCTGGGTGTAGATCTGACGAAGCCGGACTTCTGGCAAGGCGCTACAGATCTGATTGTGGCTGACATTAACGAGTTCTTAGAGATGACAGAGCATTTAGTATAAAATGTCTAAAGGAAGACAAATTTCACGGTAGGAAAATTATCGATTTTTCAGCATAAATACGCAAAAGCTCCTATATTAGGGGCTTTTTTTGATGGTAAAATGTCGAATAAGCCCGATTTTTAAACGATAATGTACGATTGATCTATGGATTTCGCGCATATATAGGGATAATAACCCAATTTTACCCAATTATGTTGTTCGCTTTTAGTTAGTAACCTATAATGAGCCTTAAGCCTTATATATGGTGTGCTAGAAAAACCACTTAGCTAAACTTACAAAACTAAGTAAACGCTTACAAGAGGGAGGGCTAAGCCCACAAAACTGAAGTTAAGCTAACAAAACTAAGCAACGCTTACGAGGTCAGTTTTGCGAAGTAAACTCGAACGAGGCTAAGCTAACAAAACTAAGCATTGCTTACGAAGTTAGTTTTGCAAAGTAAACTCGAACGAAGCTGAGCTAACAAAACTTTAAGGAGGAAAAAAATGCTTAAGACAGAACAATTATCATTGGCGAGACAGATGGACATGGTGTTTAAGGAGCTACAAGAAGAATTATCGGGATTAACTTCTGGTACGGTATTTGTGCAAATACGAAATAACATGATCGGCAAATTCGGCATACGACATAATCCTCTTTCTGGGCGGTGTGGGGGATTCACTGATGTGAAAGAAGGGATGACAGATGGACAGCAGTCATCGTTTCGCCTAATGGCGCTGGAAAGTCTGAAATACAAGCGTCGCTGGACGCATGGTGAGATTGCTTACGAATTCGCCATCAGACAGGGAATGGTGATTGTAGATGCTACGTTGGAGTCCAATTACAATATGGCGAATCTGATGATTCGCTCTCCTCGCAATGCCTATGCTGACAGCTCTGAACAATTTTTCGGTTAATTGTCATTTACATAAACTTGCAGTTCGAATTAAAAGAGAAGGATCATTTATATGCTTGCGCAATAAATGATCCTTCTCTTTCTTGTAGAAATCAAAAACCCTCCCACAGCTTCAGAAAGAAGTGTGAGAGGGCTCAAAAGCTACTCGGCTTTAAGCTTTTTTATAAGCCATAGCCGGATAAAACACTTAAGATTACGTTGTTACTGACGACCAGACAATTGTTGTTCTGCCAGTTGTACTAGACGTTTAGTAATGTAACCGCCTAGAGAACCAGTTTCGCGGGAAGTGTGATTCCCGTAATAACCGTCTGCGGGGATCGATACTCCAAGCTCCTGTGCTGCTTCATATTTCAACTGTTGCAAAGCTGCAGTTGCTTGAGGAACGACCAGGTTATTGGAACGGCTGCTACGACCTTGACCTGCTTGACCCATGTGTGTCACCTCCTTCGCCCGTTGTGAAGATAGTATGAGCGCTAAGAGGTTAA
This window of the Paenibacillus sp. FSL R10-2734 genome carries:
- a CDS encoding copper amine oxidase N-terminal domain-containing protein, giving the protein MKRLLSLFSISLLALILAVPAFAASKPIDVYINGSKVSFTAGSPYLANNSVLVPFRVVFEKLGLQVLWDAKTGTVTGKSSNLAITLKIGSNRATVNGTVKKLITAPVSSAGTTYIPLRFIAEATGGTAVWNSTSRSVQITTPVSKDKDEAAITTLIRLSNQYFNEEKASSFYSLMDSDSSYTQSVSDLNDSFEAFDIKNTIDSLEILDIKADEATVYTLESSRRIGGAYTPDTEDEYVYTLVRKNGSWKISSVESQSSAILLTREQGLKPAANIPQNDADAIKGSITKYYQAMNEQNPTAVLSTMTSYGEEYDSSLKADLDDFFASYDITYTPGISNIYYYSAKEAAIYVESKDKEASEEETYEQGLIYILSKSDIGVWTIDNTYNVYNKLVKS
- a CDS encoding globin, producing MNPNESIYENLGGAEALHRLVEVFYAKVQLHPQLGPLFPEDITPVLEKQYQFLTQFFGGGPMYSELHGHPMMRARHMHIPITPERAEEWLQCMKEALVETGVEEPLRSFVLNRLAGPAHHFVNMPQE
- the ylbJ gene encoding sporulation integral membrane protein YlbJ — translated: MTLKKIGGPLLGLTLAGCMLLMLFHPEASLGAALRGLAIWWDVLFPSLFPFFVISEIMLGLGIVHLFGALLDPLMRPLFGIPGSGGFVAAMGYVSGYPVGAKLTAKLREQNLISRVEGERLVAFTTSSDPIFLLGAVSVGFFRDASLGLILALAHYGSGLIVGLLMSFHGRKEQSPPSQDPAITSSNAPSTPAKKGFGRIHAALLAMEEARLKDGRSFGELLKGAIQSSLKLIIVVGGLVVFFNVLMELLARAGILSSLFSMTGHLVSLVGGPPELAQALISGFFEVTIGARSAGEAASSIPLQFKVAAAAFILSWGGLSVHAQVASILNGTGLRYLPFLTARLIHALLASGLVLLLWNPVMNTGLSTAWVSLPASVAFTPSATGITASLALLILLLTAAILVSLLIPALKAMIRWVR
- a CDS encoding S41 family peptidase, with translation MKSKKVITALLSSCLALSITFAPMASAADAAQASTNNNDLINEVMKLLENYNLSDVDKDALIRGAIDGMVNTLDDPYSQYFNSEEAAQFEHAVDLEYVGIGVKLQYTPIELYIEEISPGSPAEKAGLKRGDTILKINGIPVDETDDTELSGAAGTKVTLLILRNGVTKSYVVTRNELNSTSVFGTLIGPKIAYISLSGFTQNSDEEFAAMLKKMRAAGMKSMVLDLRDNLGGYMDSAYNIVSNFMDKGLMMYTSDQSGALTPVTITNGSKIGVPVVILTNEYTASASEALTGALRDNKLATVVGTRSFGKARIQSLLKVSNGDMLKLTTQKYLTPKKEDFNHIGLAPDIEVKGKTAQTITALQIAGMKNLELTGDHHILNINGVPFAGNVGLVKQGDKTYASSIVLATLVEGEITWDAKNKKVIVKNGSGTATGFTLSSKEALSQNGETYIELNAFKKKFPALTWSYNASQKQLKLSVK
- a CDS encoding DUF2225 domain-containing protein — its product is MPDLIPLYSIKVKCCNCEHEFSTSRVRPSLKKAVRRDADFCAYYKNENPDYYVVRVCPSCGFASTENSADKLSELQRKAFNEQVGKRWKSRDFGDKRSWEAALETYKLALLCAQCINDKDRIIASLLHHIAWLYRYQGNTEQEQRFLRYSLDEYVKVYEKDGIGGNDARLMYLIGELNRRIGEFSVAVMWFSRLINDQKIMDAAMIRAAREQWAVLREQMRGIDVDVDGLPSGT
- a CDS encoding O-methyltransferase, which encodes MLKTEQLSLARQMDMVFKELQEELSGLTSGTVFVQIRNNMIGKFGIRHNPLSGRCGGFTDVKEGMTDGQQSSFRLMALESLKYKRRWTHGEIAYEFAIRQGMVIVDATLESNYNMANLMIRSPRNAYADSSEQFFG
- a CDS encoding alpha/beta-type small acid-soluble spore protein gives rise to the protein MGQAGQGRSSRSNNLVVPQATAALQQLKYEAAQELGVSIPADGYYGNHTSRETGSLGGYITKRLVQLAEQQLSGRQ
- a CDS encoding YycC family protein, translated to MKPLQISPETAITLSKQLGVPLEHLMHMPQHILLQKIAELSKKQNSPQAEGGNEASPSGEGSQ
- a CDS encoding NAD kinase — protein: MRYYVLDRGDELSIKLAEQFHKLAAERDLQLDAESPEIVISIGGDGTMLHAFHTFIDQIPNLAFVGVHTGHLGFYADWQAEELPTLIDYMCGTENSEPQKPRIVKYPLLELEIHKKSGSSSHIALNEFTLKGVDGTIMIQVDINDVTFEMFRGDGLCISTPSGSTAYNKSLGGAMVHPTIEALQIAEIASINNRVFRTMGSPLLLPKHHHCDILSCKDQRLLLTIDHNNIPVDDLISVRCQVSDKKVSFARYRPFPFWNRVREAFLV
- a CDS encoding M3 family oligoendopeptidase, with translation MKQPLSLTWELDSIFPGGSSSSELESFLKNLEQDIAALQGLVKNAVSPTDVESTKALDEVIELLQSCSGRLVEVSSFAGCLGAQNQLDKGAVRLSAKVTSMRAGFEGVSSQFDNVLRQTSDKVWSEWMARPEIAPLTFVLSESRDLAREKMSPELESLALELAVDGYHGWSEHYDTIVSSIKIPFEDEEGTKLLSAGQASNKLDDPDPKVREAMFHKWEEAWTEAADNCADTLNHLAGFRLKLYKGRGWDDILKDPLNINRMTQDTLNAMWDVITNSKPALVAYLQRKAKLLGLDALSWVDVDAPVGKSSGKIPYDQAAKDIVTQFRKFSPKMAEFAEHAFDNNWIEVEDRNGKRPGGFCTSFPESKESRIFMTYSGTPSNVSTLAHELGHAYHSYLLDDQPVFNQNYAMNVAETASTFAEVIVSDAQVKAAGDAEEKLALLETKIQNSVAFFMNIHARFLFETRFYEKRKEGLVNAEELSELMVEAQKEAFCGVLSEYHPHFWASKLHFYITDVPFYNFPYTVGYMFSTGLYRLALQEGASFADKYDSLLEDTGVMTLEDLVLKHLGVDLTKPDFWQGATDLIVADINEFLEMTEHLV